The Achromobacter spanius genome includes the window TTCGACAAGAAGTACTGGGAAGCCATCAATGTGCCCACGGCGGGTTCGCTCGCCTTGCCGCGCACGGTGGATTGGTACACGGAACCGGGACGCAGCGTGCGCGTGTCGCTGACGTACCAGTATTGATCTCGCGCCGCCGCCTGGCACTTGCTTCAGGCGGCGGCAGTTTGCAAATCGAAGCGAAAGCGACACCCAAGGCTGGAGGCCTACGATGACGAATCAAGATTTCAACACCCGCGCTGAAGCACTGCGCGCCCGCAACGAAACGCTGGCCGCGTCGCAACCGGGCCTGCGCGCCCGCAACCTGGCGCAGGCGCTGGGCGTGTCCGAGGCGGAGTGGATTGCGGCGGGCTGTGGCGGCGTGAGGTCCACCGCGCTGCACGGCGCGCCGCAAGACATCTTCCGCGAACTGGGCACGCTGGGCGAAGTAATGGCCCTGACGCGCAACGACTGGTGCGTGCACGAGCGCCACGGCGCGTATCTGGATATCCAGGCCGACGGCCCGGTGGGCCTGGTGCTGGGGCCCGACATTGACCTGCGCGTGTTCTTCACCGCGTGGAAATCCGCTTGGGCGGTTGAGCAGGACGGCCGCCACAGCCTGCAATTCTTCGACGGCGCCGGCGTGGCGGTGCACAAGGTCTACCGCACCGAGGCCACCAATGCCGCTGCCTACGACGCGCTGGTGCAAAAGTTCGCGGGCGACGCGCAATGGCCCACCCTCGAAGCCTATGCGCCCGCCACGGATGCGGACGAGGTTGATGACGCGGCAAGCTGGCGCGAAGCCTGGCTGGGCATGAAAGACACGCACGAATTCTTCCCGCTGTTGCGCAAGTTCAAGGTGTCGCGCCTGGCGGCGTTGGCGGCGGCCGGTGAAGACCTGGCGCAGCCCGTGCCGGCGGAATCGGTTGAACGCATGTTGCAGTCGGCGGCGGAATCGGGCCTGTCCATCATGTGCTTCGTGGGCAATCGCGGCATGATCCAGATCCATACCGGCCCCGTCCAGCAACTGCGCCGCACCGGCCCTTGGTACAACGTGCTGGACCCGAAGTTCAACCTGCATCTGGACACCACCGCCATCGCGTCGGCCTGGGTGGTGAACAAGCCCACGTCCGACGGCTGGGTGACCTCGCTTGAGGTGTATGCCGCCACGGGCGACCTGATCGTGCAGTTCTTTGGCGAGCGCAAGCCCGGCAAGCCGGAACTGACGGGCTGGCGCGAATTGATGGTGGGCCTGTGCGGCGCGCCGCTGGCGGTTTGAAGACAATCCAAGGACGCTTGATGAAAAAATGGTTGGCAATTGCGTTGGGCTGGGTCGTCGCGGTGGGCGTGCATGCCGCCGAACCCAGCCGGGTGGTGAGCCTGGGCGGTAGCGTCACGGAAATCGTTTATGGCTTGGGTGAGGGCGACCGGCTGGTGGGCGACGACCTGTCCAGCCTGTATCCCGAAGCCGCCACCAAGCTGCCGCGCGTGGGCTATTACCGCGCCGTGCCGGTGGAAGGCGTGCTGTCGCTCAAGCCCGACCTGGTGCTGGCGTCCGAACAGGCGGGGCCGCCGGACGCGCTCAAGCGGCTGGCCGGCGTGGGCGTGCGCGTGGTCACCGTATCGGATGCGCCGTCGGTGGATTCACTGAA containing:
- a CDS encoding hemin-degrading factor, whose protein sequence is MTNQDFNTRAEALRARNETLAASQPGLRARNLAQALGVSEAEWIAAGCGGVRSTALHGAPQDIFRELGTLGEVMALTRNDWCVHERHGAYLDIQADGPVGLVLGPDIDLRVFFTAWKSAWAVEQDGRHSLQFFDGAGVAVHKVYRTEATNAAAYDALVQKFAGDAQWPTLEAYAPATDADEVDDAASWREAWLGMKDTHEFFPLLRKFKVSRLAALAAAGEDLAQPVPAESVERMLQSAAESGLSIMCFVGNRGMIQIHTGPVQQLRRTGPWYNVLDPKFNLHLDTTAIASAWVVNKPTSDGWVTSLEVYAATGDLIVQFFGERKPGKPELTGWRELMVGLCGAPLAV